From Rhinolophus sinicus isolate RSC01 linkage group LG15, ASM3656204v1, whole genome shotgun sequence, the proteins below share one genomic window:
- the MED24 gene encoding mediator of RNA polymerase II transcription subunit 24 isoform X4 produces the protein MVSYSSVLTAISKFDDFSRDLCVQALLDIMDMFCDRLSCHGKAEECIGLCRALLSALHWLLRCTAASAERLQEGLEAGTPAAGEKQLAMCLQRLDKTLSSTKNRALLHIAKLEEASSWTAIEHSLLKLGEILANLSNAQLRSQAEQCGTLIRSIPTMLSVHSEQPHKTGFPTVHALVLLEGTMNLTGETQPLVEQLMMVKRMQHIPTPLFVLEIWKACLVGLIESPEGTEELKWTAFTFLKIPQVLVKLKKYSHGDKDFTEDVNCAFEFLLKLTPLLDKADQRSNCDFTDFLLQECRKQGLLSEASVNNLIAKRAADREHAPQPKSGENANIQPNPGLILRAEPTVTNILKTMDADHSKSPEGLLGVLGHMLSGKSLDLLLAAAAATGKLKSFARKFINLNEFTTHGSEESTKAASVRALLFDISFLMLCHVAQTYGSEVILSESSTGAEVPFFETWIQTCMPEEGKILNPDHPCFRPDSTKVESLVALLNNSSEMKLVQMNWHEACLSISAAILEILNAWENGVLAFESIQKITDNIKGKVCSLAVCAVAWLVAHVRMLGLDEREKSLQMIRQLAGPLYSENTLQFYNERVVIMSSILEHMCADVLQQTATQIKFPSTGMDTMPYWNLLPPKRPIREVLMDIFAKVLEKGWVDSRSIHIFDTLLHMGGVYWFCNNLIKELLKETRKEHTLRAVELLYSIFCLDMQQVTLVLLGHILPGLLTDSSKWHSLMDPPGTALAKLAVWCALSSYSSHKGQASARQKKRHREDIEDYISLFPLDDMQPSKLMRLLSSNEEDANILSSPTDRSMSSSLSASQLHTVNMRDPLNRVLANLFLLISSILGSRTAGPHTQFVQWFMEECVDCLEQGSRGSILQFMPFTTVSELVKVSAMSSPKVVLAITDLSLPLGRQVAAKAIAAL, from the exons CTGTCACGGCAAAGCCGAGGAGTGTATCGGGCTGTGCCGGGCCCTTCTCAGCGCCCTCCACTGGCTGCTGCGCTGCACTGCAGCCTCTGCGGAGCGGCTCCAGGAGGGTCTGGAGGCTGGCACTCCAGCCGCCGGGGAGAAGCAGCTTGCCATGTGCCTCCAGCGCCTGGATAAGACCCTCAGCAGCACCAAGAACCGGGCCCTACTCCACATCGCCAAACTAGAGGAGGCCT CCTCCTGGACAGCCATTGAGCATTCTCTCTTGAAGCTTGGAGAGATCCTGGCCAATCTCAGCAACGCCCAACTCCGGAGCCAGGCTGAGCAATGTGGCACACTCATTAGAAG CATCCCCACCATGCTGTCTGTGCATTCCGAGCAGCCGCACAAAACTGGCTTCCCTACAGTCCACGCGCTGGTCCTGCTCGAGGGCACTATGAACCTGACAGGGGAGACACAGCCCCTGGTGGAACAGCTGATGATGGTGAAACGCATGCAG CATATCCCCACCCCTCTTTTTGTCCTGGAGATCTGGAAAGCTTGCCTTGTGGGGCTCATCGAGTCTCCTGAGGGCACAGAGGAGCTCAAGTGGACAGCTTTCACCTTCCTCAAG ATTCCACAGGTTTTGGTGAAATTGAAGAAATACTCTCATGGGGACAAG GACTTCACCGAGGACGTCAACTGTGCTTTTGAGTTCCTGCTGAAGCTCACCCCCTTGCTGGACAAAGCTGACCAGCGCAGCAA CTGTGACTTTACAGACTTCCTACTCCAAGAATGTAGGAAGCAGGGGCTTTTGTCTGAAGCCAGTGTGAACAACCTTATAGCCAAGCG TGCAGCAGACCGGGAGCATGCACCCCAGCCCAAATCAGGAGAAAATGCCAACATCCAGCCCAATCCTGGGCTGATCCTCCGCGCGGAGCCCACTGTCACCAATATCCTCAAG ACGATGGATGCAGACCACTCCAAGTCCCCGGAGGGGCTGCTGGGGGTCCTGGGCCATATGCTGTCTGGGAAGAGTCTGGACTTGTTGCTGGCTGCAGCCGCCGCCACTGGGAAGCTTAAATCCTTCGCTCGGAAATTCATCAA TTTGAATGAATTCACGACACATGGCAGTGAAGAAAGCA CCAAAGCAGCCTCAGTCCGAGCCTTGCTCTTTGACATCTCCTTCCTCATGCTGTGCCACGTGGCCCAGACCTATGGCTCAGAG gTGATTCTGTCCGAGTCAAGCACAGGAGCGGAGGTGCCCTTCTTTGAGACCTGGATACAGACCTGCATGCCCGAGGAGGGCAAAATCCTGAACCCCGACCACCCCTGCTTTCGGCCCGACTCTACCAAAGTGGAGTCCTTAGTGGCCCTGCTCAACAACTCCTCGGAGATGAAGCTGGT GCAGATGAATTGGCACGAAGCCTGTCTCAGCATTTCAGCGGCCATCTTGGAAATCCTCAATGCTTGGGAGAATGGGGTACTGGCCTTCGAGTCCATCCAG AAAATCACAGATAATATCAAGGGAAAGGTATGCAGTCTGGCGGTGTGTGCCGTGGCTTGGCTGGTGGCCCACGTGCGGATGCTGGGGTTGGACGAGCGTGAGAAGTCGCTGCAGATGATCCGCCAGCTGGCAGGGCCACTGTACAGTGAGAACACCCTGCAGTTCTACAATGAGAG GGTGGTGATCATGAGCTCTATCCTGGAGCATATGTGTGCCGACGTGCTGCAGCAGACAGCCACCCAGATCAAGTTCCCATCCACGGGTATGGACACGATGCCTTACTGGAACCTGCTGCCCCCTAAGCGACCCATCAGGGAGGTGCTGATGGACATATTTGCCAAGGTGCTGGAGAAGGGATGGGTGGACAGTCGCTCCATCCACATCTTTGACACCCTGCTGCACATGGGAGGCGTCTACTGGTTCTGCAACAACCTGATTAAG GAGCTCTTAAAGGAGACACGGAAGGAGCACACGCTGCGGGCAGTGGAGCTGCTCTATTCCATCTTCTGTCTGGACATGCAGCAGGTGACGCTGGTTCTGCTGGGCCACATCCTGCCTGGCCTGCTCACTGACTCCTCCAAGTGGCACAGCCTCATGGACCCCCCTGGCACTGCTCTCGCCAA GTTAGCCGTCTGGTGTGCCCTGAGTTCCTATTCCTCGCATAAGGGACAGGCGTCCGCCCGCCAAAAGAAGCGACACCGTGAAGACATTGAG GATTATATCAGCCTCTTCCCCTTGGACGACATGCAGCCTTCGAAGCTGATGCGACTGCTGAGCTCCAATGAGGAAGATGCCAACATCCTTTCCAGTCCCA CTGACCGGTCCATGAGCAGCTCCTTGTCGGCCTCCCAGCTCCACACCGTTAACATGAGAGACCCACTGAACCGAGTCCTGG CCAACCTGTTCCTGCTCATCTCCTCCATCCTGGGCTCTCGGACCGCCGGCCCCCACACCCAGTTTGTGCAGTGGTTCATGGAGGAGTGTGTGGACTGCCTAGAGCAGGGCAGCCGAGGCAGCATCCTGCAGTTCATGCCCTTCACCACC gtATCGGAATTGGTTAAGGTGTCAGCTATGTCCAGCCCCAAGGTGGTTCTGGCCATCACGGACCTCAGCCTGCCCCTGGGCCGCCAGGTGGCTGCCAAAGCCATTGCTGCACTCTGA
- the MED24 gene encoding mediator of RNA polymerase II transcription subunit 24 isoform X3, which produces MVSYSSVLTAISKFDDFSRDLCVQALLDIMDMFCDRLSCHGKAEECIGLCRALLSALHWLLRCTAASAERLQEGLEAGTPAAGEKQLAMCLQRLDKTLSSTKNRALLHIAKLEEASLHTSQGLGQGGTRANQPTASWTAIEHSLLKLGEILANLSNAQLRSQAEQCGTLIRSIPTMLSVHSEQPHKTGFPTVHALVLLEGTMNLTGETQPLVEQLMMVKRMQHIPTPLFVLEIWKACLVGLIESPEGTEELKWTAFTFLKIPQVLVKLKKYSHGDKDFTEDVNCAFEFLLKLTPLLDKADQRSNCDFTDFLLQECRKQGLLSEASVNNLIAKRAADREHAPQPKSGENANIQPNPGLILRAEPTVTNILKTMDADHSKSPEGLLGVLGHMLSGKSLDLLLAAAAATGKLKSFARKFINLNEFTTHGSEESTKAASVRALLFDISFLMLCHVAQTYGSEVILSESSTGAEVPFFETWIQTCMPEEGKILNPDHPCFRPDSTKVESLVALLNNSSEMKLVQMNWHEACLSISAAILEILNAWENGVLAFESIQKITDNIKGKVCSLAVCAVAWLVAHVRMLGLDEREKSLQMIRQLAGPLYSENTLQFYNERVVIMSSILEHMCADVLQQTATQIKFPSTGMDTMPYWNLLPPKRPIREVLMDIFAKVLEKGWVDSRSIHIFDTLLHMGGVYWFCNNLIKELLKETRKEHTLRAVELLYSIFCLDMQQVTLVLLGHILPGLLTDSSKWHSLMDPPGTALAKLAVWCALSSYSSHKGQASARQKKRHREDIEDYISLFPLDDMQPSKLMRLLSSNEEDANILSSPTDRSMSSSLSASQLHTVNMRDPLNRVLANLFLLISSILGSRTAGPHTQFVQWFMEECVDCLEQGSRGSILQFMPFTTVSELVKVSAMSSPKVVLAITDLSLPLGRQVAAKAIAAL; this is translated from the exons CTGTCACGGCAAAGCCGAGGAGTGTATCGGGCTGTGCCGGGCCCTTCTCAGCGCCCTCCACTGGCTGCTGCGCTGCACTGCAGCCTCTGCGGAGCGGCTCCAGGAGGGTCTGGAGGCTGGCACTCCAGCCGCCGGGGAGAAGCAGCTTGCCATGTGCCTCCAGCGCCTGGATAAGACCCTCAGCAGCACCAAGAACCGGGCCCTACTCCACATCGCCAAACTAGAGGAGGCCT CATTGCATACATCCCAGGGACTTGGGCAGGGTGGCACCCGAGCCAATCAACCAacag CCTCCTGGACAGCCATTGAGCATTCTCTCTTGAAGCTTGGAGAGATCCTGGCCAATCTCAGCAACGCCCAACTCCGGAGCCAGGCTGAGCAATGTGGCACACTCATTAGAAG CATCCCCACCATGCTGTCTGTGCATTCCGAGCAGCCGCACAAAACTGGCTTCCCTACAGTCCACGCGCTGGTCCTGCTCGAGGGCACTATGAACCTGACAGGGGAGACACAGCCCCTGGTGGAACAGCTGATGATGGTGAAACGCATGCAG CATATCCCCACCCCTCTTTTTGTCCTGGAGATCTGGAAAGCTTGCCTTGTGGGGCTCATCGAGTCTCCTGAGGGCACAGAGGAGCTCAAGTGGACAGCTTTCACCTTCCTCAAG ATTCCACAGGTTTTGGTGAAATTGAAGAAATACTCTCATGGGGACAAG GACTTCACCGAGGACGTCAACTGTGCTTTTGAGTTCCTGCTGAAGCTCACCCCCTTGCTGGACAAAGCTGACCAGCGCAGCAA CTGTGACTTTACAGACTTCCTACTCCAAGAATGTAGGAAGCAGGGGCTTTTGTCTGAAGCCAGTGTGAACAACCTTATAGCCAAGCG TGCAGCAGACCGGGAGCATGCACCCCAGCCCAAATCAGGAGAAAATGCCAACATCCAGCCCAATCCTGGGCTGATCCTCCGCGCGGAGCCCACTGTCACCAATATCCTCAAG ACGATGGATGCAGACCACTCCAAGTCCCCGGAGGGGCTGCTGGGGGTCCTGGGCCATATGCTGTCTGGGAAGAGTCTGGACTTGTTGCTGGCTGCAGCCGCCGCCACTGGGAAGCTTAAATCCTTCGCTCGGAAATTCATCAA TTTGAATGAATTCACGACACATGGCAGTGAAGAAAGCA CCAAAGCAGCCTCAGTCCGAGCCTTGCTCTTTGACATCTCCTTCCTCATGCTGTGCCACGTGGCCCAGACCTATGGCTCAGAG gTGATTCTGTCCGAGTCAAGCACAGGAGCGGAGGTGCCCTTCTTTGAGACCTGGATACAGACCTGCATGCCCGAGGAGGGCAAAATCCTGAACCCCGACCACCCCTGCTTTCGGCCCGACTCTACCAAAGTGGAGTCCTTAGTGGCCCTGCTCAACAACTCCTCGGAGATGAAGCTGGT GCAGATGAATTGGCACGAAGCCTGTCTCAGCATTTCAGCGGCCATCTTGGAAATCCTCAATGCTTGGGAGAATGGGGTACTGGCCTTCGAGTCCATCCAG AAAATCACAGATAATATCAAGGGAAAGGTATGCAGTCTGGCGGTGTGTGCCGTGGCTTGGCTGGTGGCCCACGTGCGGATGCTGGGGTTGGACGAGCGTGAGAAGTCGCTGCAGATGATCCGCCAGCTGGCAGGGCCACTGTACAGTGAGAACACCCTGCAGTTCTACAATGAGAG GGTGGTGATCATGAGCTCTATCCTGGAGCATATGTGTGCCGACGTGCTGCAGCAGACAGCCACCCAGATCAAGTTCCCATCCACGGGTATGGACACGATGCCTTACTGGAACCTGCTGCCCCCTAAGCGACCCATCAGGGAGGTGCTGATGGACATATTTGCCAAGGTGCTGGAGAAGGGATGGGTGGACAGTCGCTCCATCCACATCTTTGACACCCTGCTGCACATGGGAGGCGTCTACTGGTTCTGCAACAACCTGATTAAG GAGCTCTTAAAGGAGACACGGAAGGAGCACACGCTGCGGGCAGTGGAGCTGCTCTATTCCATCTTCTGTCTGGACATGCAGCAGGTGACGCTGGTTCTGCTGGGCCACATCCTGCCTGGCCTGCTCACTGACTCCTCCAAGTGGCACAGCCTCATGGACCCCCCTGGCACTGCTCTCGCCAA GTTAGCCGTCTGGTGTGCCCTGAGTTCCTATTCCTCGCATAAGGGACAGGCGTCCGCCCGCCAAAAGAAGCGACACCGTGAAGACATTGAG GATTATATCAGCCTCTTCCCCTTGGACGACATGCAGCCTTCGAAGCTGATGCGACTGCTGAGCTCCAATGAGGAAGATGCCAACATCCTTTCCAGTCCCA CTGACCGGTCCATGAGCAGCTCCTTGTCGGCCTCCCAGCTCCACACCGTTAACATGAGAGACCCACTGAACCGAGTCCTGG CCAACCTGTTCCTGCTCATCTCCTCCATCCTGGGCTCTCGGACCGCCGGCCCCCACACCCAGTTTGTGCAGTGGTTCATGGAGGAGTGTGTGGACTGCCTAGAGCAGGGCAGCCGAGGCAGCATCCTGCAGTTCATGCCCTTCACCACC gtATCGGAATTGGTTAAGGTGTCAGCTATGTCCAGCCCCAAGGTGGTTCTGGCCATCACGGACCTCAGCCTGCCCCTGGGCCGCCAGGTGGCTGCCAAAGCCATTGCTGCACTCTGA